The following coding sequences are from one Gossypium raimondii isolate GPD5lz chromosome 4, ASM2569854v1, whole genome shotgun sequence window:
- the LOC105780646 gene encoding GDSL esterase/lipase At3g27950 — MMGFSWKLFYVFGILLWGFSQRWRTVESNGGSFSCGFPAIYNFGDSNSDTGGISAAMSEILSPNGETFFGHPAGRACDGRLIIDFIAENLKLPYLSAYLDSVGTNFRHGANFATGGSSIRPPGYSPFNLWVQISQFIQFKARTTSLYNQLTLNRRNPLTISNLPRPAEFSQALYTIDIGQNDLAHGFQYTTVKQVLASIPDIIGQLPQAIHTLYNEGARFFWVHNTGPIGCLPVSVLYEISKPWNLDKNGCVRLQNEVAVEFNRQLKDMISQLRAQLPFARFTYVDVYSAKYTLVSDAKNLGFVEAVNFCCGNCMKKGMANGTVYGNPCNHPSKHISWDGIHYSQAANTWVAERILNGSFSDPPLSIQSACHHQTTIL; from the exons ATGATGGGGTTCTCCTGGAAACTGTTTTATGTATTTGGGATCTTGTTGTGGGGATTTTCACAACGATGGAGAACTGTGGAAAGCAATGGTGGTTCATTTTCATGTGGGTTTCCAGCAATATACAACTTTGGGGACTCAAATTCCGACACTGGTGGAATATCTGCAGCAATGTCGGAGATCCTATCACCAAATGGAGAAACCTTTTTTGGACATCCTGCTGGTAGGGCCTGTGATGGTCGCCTCATCATAGACTTCATAG CTGAGAATCTGAAGTTACCATATCTTAGTGCATACTTGGACTCAGTTGGAACAAATTTCAGGCATGGTGCTAATTTTGCAACAGGTGGTTCATCTATCAGACCACCTGGTTATAGTCCATTCAATCTTTGGGTTCAGATTTCACAGTTCATTCAATTTAAAGCTCGCACCACTTCTCTCTACAATCAACTTACCCTCAATA GAAGAAATCCTTTAACCATTAGCAATCTACCAAGGCCTGCAGAGTTCTCACAGGCTTTATACACAATTGATATTGGACAAAATGATCTTGCTCATGGTTTCCAATACACGACAGTAAAACAGGTTCTAGCATCAATCCCCGACATCATAGGCCAATTGCCCCAAGCTATTCAT ACACTGTACAATGAAGGGGCAAGGTTCTTTTGGGTTCATAATACAGGTCCCATTGGTTGCTTGCCGGTCTcggttttatatgaaatatcaAAGCCTTGGaatttagataagaatggatgTGTGAGGCTTCAAAATGAAGTGGCTGTGGAGTTTAACAGGCAGCTTAAGGACATGATTTCCCAGTTAAGGGCTCAACTCCCTTTTGCTAGATTCACATATGTTGATGTCTATTCAGCCAAATACACTCTCGTTAGCGACGCGAAGAATCTAG GTTTTGTTGAAGCAGTGAACTTTTGTTGTGGGAATTGTATGAAAAAGGGGATGGCTAATGGAACAGTTTATGGGAATCCATGCAATCATCCATCAAAGCACATTAGCTGGGATGGCATACATTACAGTCAGGCAGCCAATACGTGGGTTGCAGAGCGAATCCTCAATGGCTCCTTCTCTGATCCACCTCTTTCTATTCAAAGTGCTTGCCATCATCAAACAACCATTTTATGA